Proteins from one Neodiprion fabricii isolate iyNeoFabr1 chromosome 5, iyNeoFabr1.1, whole genome shotgun sequence genomic window:
- the LOC124183697 gene encoding DNA-directed RNA polymerase II subunit RPB1-like isoform X3 codes for MYPAATFSRADKEPVKKDAKSGQSKGFGFIRFGSYESQLRCLAQRHMIDGRWCDVKVPNSKNIDGIMMARQYDMSNNYPAEYYRPIPVHTPTNRRMSNAKTYSAASTVTGTISMTTRNNHPTGLSGAGQGNGPPNLPTHLPMSLPLPTPVPPCTNVRCDTAYDYRPTQYPSYPPNYPCDEEKYDKHYETETSYDGYGNYEGFYDKSYSSYGSAGMTMTATANTGTPQQQAPPHSYDGSSYESRATGNTHNPSSASHLHHMQHSYHQSGPDYPRYSEVYSSGIATNDYIDRGKYHNNNSNSNNHSFVYERPSTFSSTSYLYPSSETARYNNSNDSNVDVRYSTTAATSSSSSSPTVDARGHHYPRQHRHYHQYHHGQVARSRHTSTSDERNNSSSRYRSISDGSNRFEGRRE; via the exons ATGTATCCCGCTGCTACCTTCTCGAGAGCTGATAAAGAACCG GTGAAGAAGGACGCGAAATCCGGCCAAAGTAAAGGCTTTGGATTCATCAGATTCGGAAGTTATGAGTCACAGCTACGGTGTCTCGCTCAGCGGCACATGATTGATGGAAGGTGGTGTGACGTTAAAGTCCCAAACAGCAAG AATATTGACGGTATTATGATGGCGCGTCAGTATGATATGAGCAATAACTACCCCGCTGAGTACTATCGTCCGATACCGGTCCACACACCAACGAATCGCCGCATGTCTAATGCCAAGACGTACTCTGCAGCATCGACGGTGACGGGAACTATCTCGATGACAACAAGGAACAACCATCCAACAGGACTAAGCGGGGCTGGACAGGGCAACGGACCCCCGAATCTACCAACCCATTTGCCTATGTCTCTACCTCTACCCACACCTGTACCTCCCTGCACAAACGTCAGATGCGATACAGCATATGACTATCGTCCCACACAATACCCCTCATACCCACCGAATTATCCAtgtgatgaagaaaaatacgatAAGCACTACGAAACAGAGACGAGTTATGACGGTTATGGAAATTACGAAGGTTTCTATGATAAGTCGTATTCGTCTTACGGATCAGCAGGGATGACAATGACTGCTACAGCGAATACAGGGACGCCCCAACAGCAAGCACCTCCGCACAGTTACGACGGTTCAAGTTACGAGTCAAGAGCGACAGGAAATACTCACAATCCATCATCGGCGTCTCATTTACACCATATGCAACATTCGTACCACCAGTCAGGTCCAGATTATCCGAGATATTCTGAGGTTTATTCATCTGGCATTGCAACAAACGATTATATCGATCGGGGAAAGTATcacaataataacagtaatagtaataatcaTTCGTTCGTTTATGAGAGACCCTCAACTTTCTCCTCTACGTCGTACTTATACCCTTCAAGCGAGACGGCAAGATACAACAACAGCAATGATTCTAATGTAGATGTCAGGTACTCTACAACGGCGGCAACATCTTCATCCTCCTCATCTCCTACGGTAGATGCAAGAGGACACCACTATCCACGACAACACCGTCATTACCATCAGTATCATCACGGGCAGGTGGCGCGTTCAAGGCACACATCTACGTCAGATGAGAGAAACAATTCATCTAGTCGGTACAGATCAATTTCAGATGGCAGTAACAGATTCGAAGGAAG GAGGGAATGA
- the LOC124183697 gene encoding TAR DNA-binding protein 43-like isoform X2, with translation MSSYIQVAEDEGEEPIELPTEDDSTLLLTTLSAQFPGTCGLKYRNPESRAMRGVRLVEGRLHPPENGWGKAVYFCVFPKENKRKSDDNLENSTAKTKRMETKLRCTDLIVLGLPWKTTEQNLREYFETFGEVLMAQVKKDAKSGQSKGFGFIRFGSYESQLRCLAQRHMIDGRWCDVKVPNSKEGMIQQVPCKVFVGRCTEDLTADDLREYFSKFGEVTDVFIPKPFRAFSFVTFLDPEVAQSLCGEDHIIKGVSVHVSNAAPKSESNNRNFNNQMNSNMRGRGGGSGGGGGGGGGGGGGVGGGSGGMQTGPIDGNMQGNYQGNRYMGHSGNNMGPNGWSNPGSRGNLDMPNLQALGITGQNNGGGGGGGGGMSNPLAMGSLNLSALPMNPALVAAALNQASWGLIGNLQNQGNDQGYSNQPGPPGQPPSGNNALGNTGNSGFLSWMNQGGGGGGGAGGAGGGGGGGGDGNAGNPGAGGGGPGPNNPNASQGAWQNHPGQRDQKSNTFLKYE, from the exons ATGTCGTCGTACATACAAGTAGCCGAGGACGAGGGTGAGGAGCCGATAGAATTGCCTACGGAGGACGACAGTACGTTGCTTCTGACTACCTTGTCCGCTCAGTTTCCCGGGACTTGCGGCCTCAAGTATCGCAACCCCGAATCTCGGGCTATGCGAGGCGTCAGGCTCGTCGAAGGTCGCTTACACCCCCCCGAAAATGGATGGGGAAAAGCAGTCTATTTTTGCGTTTTTCCAAAAG AAAACAAACGCAAGTCTGACGACAATTTAGAGAATTCAACAGCAAAGACGAAACGAATGGAAACAAAATTACGTTGCACCGATCTAATTGTTCTTGGTCTTCCATGGAAAACGACTGAACAAAACTTGCGCGAATACTTTGAGACGTTTGGCGAGGTCCTGATGGCTCAA GTGAAGAAGGACGCGAAATCCGGCCAAAGTAAAGGCTTTGGATTCATCAGATTCGGAAGTTATGAGTCACAGCTACGGTGTCTCGCTCAGCGGCACATGATTGATGGAAGGTGGTGTGACGTTAAAGTCCCAAACAGCAAG GAGGGAATGATCCAACAAGTACCCTGCAAGGTATTCGTGGGACGATGTACAGAGGACCTGACTGCCGACGACCTGCGAGAATATTTCTCCAAATTTGGGGAAGTGACCGACGTTTTCATACCAAAACCTTTCCGCGCCTTTTCTTTTGTCACGTTCCTTGATCCAGAGGTTGCTCAATCTCTTTGTGGCGAGGATCATATCATTAAGGGCGTTTCGGTCCACGTATCAAACGCTGCACCAAAATCGGAGAGCAATaatagaaatttcaataatcaaatGAACTCCAACATGCGTGGCAGAGGAGGAGGCAGTGGTGGTggcggtggcggcggcggcggaggaggagggggggtAGGAGGAGGTAGTGGTGGTATGCAGACTGGTCCTATCGATGGCAACATGCAGGGAAACTATCAGGGCAACAGATATATGGGTCATTCGGGTAACAACATGGGGCCGAACGGTTGGAGCAATCCAGGTAGTCGCGGGAATCTTGATATGCCGAATCTCCAGGCACTTGGTATAACTGGTCAGAACAACGGCGGGGGTGGAGGTGGCGGCGGAGGTATGTCCAATCCCCTGGCAATGGGTAGTCTCAACCTCTCCGCCCTTCCAATGAATCCAGCCCTCGTTGCTGCTGCCCTGAATCAGGCATCGTGGGGATTGATTGGAAACCTTCAAAATCAGGGAAACGATCAGGGATATTCTAACCAACCAGGACCTCCGGGTCAGCCGCCGTCGGGGAATAATGCCCTTGGTAATACCGGTAACTCGGGTTTTCTCAGCTGGATGAATCAGGGGGGTGGTGGGGGAGGCGGGGCTGGGGGAGCAGGGGGTGGCGGGGGAGGAGGGGGCGATGGTAATGCTGGAAATCCTGGAGCGGGAGGCGGTGGTCCTGGGCCAAATAATCCAAACGCCTCGCAAGGGGCTTGGCAAAACCATCCGGGGCAACGGGATCAAAAGTCAAATACATTTCTCAAGTATgagtaa
- the LOC124183697 gene encoding uncharacterized protein LOC124183697 isoform X1: MSSYIQVAEDEGEEPIELPTEDDSTLLLTTLSAQFPGTCGLKYRNPESRAMRGVRLVEGRLHPPENGWGKAVYFCVFPKENKRKSDDNLENSTAKTKRMETKLRCTDLIVLGLPWKTTEQNLREYFETFGEVLMAQVKKDAKSGQSKGFGFIRFGSYESQLRCLAQRHMIDGRWCDVKVPNSKNIDGIMMARQYDMSNNYPAEYYRPIPVHTPTNRRMSNAKTYSAASTVTGTISMTTRNNHPTGLSGAGQGNGPPNLPTHLPMSLPLPTPVPPCTNVRCDTAYDYRPTQYPSYPPNYPCDEEKYDKHYETETSYDGYGNYEGFYDKSYSSYGSAGMTMTATANTGTPQQQAPPHSYDGSSYESRATGNTHNPSSASHLHHMQHSYHQSGPDYPRYSEVYSSGIATNDYIDRGKYHNNNSNSNNHSFVYERPSTFSSTSYLYPSSETARYNNSNDSNVDVRYSTTAATSSSSSSPTVDARGHHYPRQHRHYHQYHHGQVARSRHTSTSDERNNSSSRYRSISDGSNRFEGRRE, translated from the exons ATGTCGTCGTACATACAAGTAGCCGAGGACGAGGGTGAGGAGCCGATAGAATTGCCTACGGAGGACGACAGTACGTTGCTTCTGACTACCTTGTCCGCTCAGTTTCCCGGGACTTGCGGCCTCAAGTATCGCAACCCCGAATCTCGGGCTATGCGAGGCGTCAGGCTCGTCGAAGGTCGCTTACACCCCCCCGAAAATGGATGGGGAAAAGCAGTCTATTTTTGCGTTTTTCCAAAAG AAAACAAACGCAAGTCTGACGACAATTTAGAGAATTCAACAGCAAAGACGAAACGAATGGAAACAAAATTACGTTGCACCGATCTAATTGTTCTTGGTCTTCCATGGAAAACGACTGAACAAAACTTGCGCGAATACTTTGAGACGTTTGGCGAGGTCCTGATGGCTCAA GTGAAGAAGGACGCGAAATCCGGCCAAAGTAAAGGCTTTGGATTCATCAGATTCGGAAGTTATGAGTCACAGCTACGGTGTCTCGCTCAGCGGCACATGATTGATGGAAGGTGGTGTGACGTTAAAGTCCCAAACAGCAAG AATATTGACGGTATTATGATGGCGCGTCAGTATGATATGAGCAATAACTACCCCGCTGAGTACTATCGTCCGATACCGGTCCACACACCAACGAATCGCCGCATGTCTAATGCCAAGACGTACTCTGCAGCATCGACGGTGACGGGAACTATCTCGATGACAACAAGGAACAACCATCCAACAGGACTAAGCGGGGCTGGACAGGGCAACGGACCCCCGAATCTACCAACCCATTTGCCTATGTCTCTACCTCTACCCACACCTGTACCTCCCTGCACAAACGTCAGATGCGATACAGCATATGACTATCGTCCCACACAATACCCCTCATACCCACCGAATTATCCAtgtgatgaagaaaaatacgatAAGCACTACGAAACAGAGACGAGTTATGACGGTTATGGAAATTACGAAGGTTTCTATGATAAGTCGTATTCGTCTTACGGATCAGCAGGGATGACAATGACTGCTACAGCGAATACAGGGACGCCCCAACAGCAAGCACCTCCGCACAGTTACGACGGTTCAAGTTACGAGTCAAGAGCGACAGGAAATACTCACAATCCATCATCGGCGTCTCATTTACACCATATGCAACATTCGTACCACCAGTCAGGTCCAGATTATCCGAGATATTCTGAGGTTTATTCATCTGGCATTGCAACAAACGATTATATCGATCGGGGAAAGTATcacaataataacagtaatagtaataatcaTTCGTTCGTTTATGAGAGACCCTCAACTTTCTCCTCTACGTCGTACTTATACCCTTCAAGCGAGACGGCAAGATACAACAACAGCAATGATTCTAATGTAGATGTCAGGTACTCTACAACGGCGGCAACATCTTCATCCTCCTCATCTCCTACGGTAGATGCAAGAGGACACCACTATCCACGACAACACCGTCATTACCATCAGTATCATCACGGGCAGGTGGCGCGTTCAAGGCACACATCTACGTCAGATGAGAGAAACAATTCATCTAGTCGGTACAGATCAATTTCAGATGGCAGTAACAGATTCGAAGGAAG GAGGGAATGA